Proteins encoded by one window of Clostridia bacterium:
- a CDS encoding YraN family protein, whose protein sequence is MIPFYKQNIGAVGENAAAKYLKKKKHKIIKRNFKNYYGEVDIITQDREYTVFVEVKTRTSAEYGEASRAVNLRKQQKIMLVAQTYLNNPEETNIRFDIVEVYLNKENLKLQKINHIENAFGF, encoded by the coding sequence ATGATTCCTTTTTACAAGCAAAATATTGGTGCTGTTGGCGAAAACGCAGCAGCAAAGTATTTAAAGAAAAAGAAACATAAAATCATCAAACGAAACTTCAAAAACTATTATGGAGAAGTGGATATTATTACGCAGGATAGAGAATACACTGTTTTTGTAGAGGTGAAAACACGAACGAGTGCTGAATATGGCGAAGCTTCCCGAGCGGTCAATTTACGGAAACAGCAAAAGATAATGCTTGTGGCACAGACCTATTTAAACAATCCTGAAGAAACAAACATTCGTTTCGATATTGTTGAAGTCTATTTAAACAAAGAGAATTTAAAGCTCCAAAAAATCAATCACATTGAAAATGCTTTCGGATTCTAA
- a CDS encoding pyridoxal phosphate-dependent aminotransferase, translated as MNFSTKNMAIAPSPTLSIDAKYKQMLSEGVDVVGFGAGEPDFDTPEHIRNAAIEAIHGGQTRYTPAAGTLKLRQAVADKFAKENGISYKPTQIVISNGAKHSLTNAFSAILNPGDEVIIPAPYWVSYPEMVKMADGVPKFVYADEEHDFKITAVQLEEAITDKTKAVILNSPSNPTGMVYTENELRALAETAVKHDLIIVADEIYEKLIYDDNQHVSIASFSEEIKEHTITINGVSKSYAMTGWRIGFAAANDTIAKIMSNIQSHAASNPNSIAQAATLAALEGPQDEVEMMRRTFSERREHMVKRINSIEGVSCIMPQGAFYVMMNVKKLFGKTFFGKTIHNADEFAEVLLEHAKVALVPGSGFGAEGYVRWSYATSIENIDKGLDRLEAFLKS; from the coding sequence ATGAATTTTTCAACTAAAAATATGGCAATTGCTCCTTCGCCCACATTGTCAATCGACGCAAAATATAAGCAAATGCTCTCCGAAGGTGTGGATGTTGTCGGTTTTGGTGCCGGCGAACCTGATTTTGATACACCGGAGCACATCCGTAATGCTGCCATCGAAGCAATTCACGGGGGTCAGACCAGATATACACCGGCTGCAGGCACATTAAAGCTCCGTCAGGCTGTTGCAGATAAATTTGCGAAGGAGAACGGTATTTCATACAAGCCTACACAAATTGTCATCAGTAACGGCGCAAAGCATTCCTTAACTAATGCTTTTTCGGCAATTTTAAATCCCGGTGATGAAGTGATTATTCCTGCACCATATTGGGTAAGTTATCCGGAAATGGTTAAAATGGCGGATGGTGTTCCAAAGTTTGTTTATGCTGACGAAGAACACGACTTCAAAATCACGGCAGTTCAATTGGAAGAAGCCATTACCGATAAGACCAAAGCAGTTATTCTTAATTCGCCATCCAATCCTACAGGCATGGTTTATACCGAAAACGAATTGCGTGCATTGGCAGAAACAGCAGTCAAGCACGACCTTATTATCGTGGCAGATGAAATCTACGAAAAATTAATCTACGATGATAATCAGCATGTAAGTATCGCGTCCTTCAGCGAAGAAATTAAAGAACATACCATCACAATTAACGGTGTATCCAAATCCTATGCGATGACAGGCTGGAGAATTGGCTTTGCAGCCGCAAATGATACAATTGCAAAAATTATGTCTAACATTCAGTCTCATGCTGCATCTAATCCCAATTCCATCGCTCAGGCCGCTACATTAGCTGCTTTAGAAGGTCCGCAGGATGAAGTCGAAATGATGCGCAGAACTTTTTCTGAACGCCGTGAACATATGGTTAAAAGAATCAACAGTATTGAAGGCGTTTCCTGTATCATGCCACAGGGTGCATTTTATGTAATGATGAATGTAAAAAAGCTTTTTGGCAAAACATTTTTTGGGAAAACAATACACAACGCAGATGAATTTGCTGAAGTTCTGTTAGAGCACGCAAAAGTAGCTTTGGTGCCCGGCTCCGGTTTTGGTGCAGAAGGCTATGTACGTTGGTCTTATGCAACATCCATTGAAAACATTGATAAAGGCTTAGACAGATTGGAAGCTTTCTTAAAATCCTGA
- the proC gene encoding pyrroline-5-carboxylate reductase, giving the protein MNIGFIGTGNMGGALIEGLSKNNTYSVSVYDIDPAKASRFNNVKIYDSIESIASECDALVLTVKPSVYDSVLKILSQIHYKKMLISVAAGITTSYILSKIPSAVVIRTMPNTPALVGEGMTLIAASSNKEAILATQNIFSSVGKTVVLPENLMEAGTALSGSSPAIVYHMIDVMANNALSYGIPKELAISIAAQVLYGSAKMVLSSSEHPASLTDKVCSPGGTTIAAMKTLAQKGFEDAIHSAMDACVEKTFKMKK; this is encoded by the coding sequence ATGAATATTGGCTTTATCGGAACAGGAAATATGGGCGGTGCATTAATCGAAGGACTGTCAAAAAACAACACATACAGTGTCTCCGTTTATGACATTGACCCTGCAAAAGCATCACGGTTCAACAATGTAAAAATTTATGACTCCATTGAGTCTATTGCATCAGAATGTGACGCTTTGGTTTTAACCGTAAAACCATCTGTGTATGATTCGGTATTAAAAATACTTTCTCAGATTCATTATAAAAAAATGCTGATTTCTGTTGCTGCAGGAATTACAACATCATATATTCTGTCAAAGATTCCGAGTGCTGTTGTAATCCGAACAATGCCCAACACGCCTGCATTAGTGGGAGAGGGGATGACGTTGATTGCAGCTTCTTCAAACAAAGAGGCAATACTAGCAACACAAAATATTTTTTCTTCTGTTGGCAAGACCGTTGTTTTGCCTGAAAATCTGATGGAAGCAGGCACAGCGCTTTCCGGCAGCAGTCCGGCTATTGTCTATCACATGATTGATGTTATGGCAAATAATGCGCTTTCATACGGCATCCCTAAAGAACTGGCGATCTCGATAGCTGCACAGGTTCTTTACGGCAGTGCTAAAATGGTTCTGTCCTCATCGGAACATCCGGCATCGTTAACAGATAAAGTTTGTTCCCCCGGAGGAACAACAATTGCTGCAATGAAAACTCTTGCGCAAAAAGGTTTTGAGGATGCAATTCATTCAGCTATGGATGCTTGCGTAGAGAAAACCTTCAAAATGAAAAAATAA
- a CDS encoding stage II sporulation protein M — translation MIAGFFLPNHANDILYTTNPQDSVLFSYSLLKNIFVVILLFLNAFSLVGFPLSAMLLFLAGFMISDASIYIYLFSDISHLSFIIRAMPHIIMQISMYFFLANKVFHYSADLFATIQLNRGKRIIRTDFFKLFLTFLFSVLLAFLSSAYETFIL, via the coding sequence ATGATTGCAGGTTTTTTCCTCCCGAATCATGCAAATGACATTTTATATACGACAAATCCACAAGACTCTGTCTTGTTTTCATATTCTCTTTTAAAGAACATTTTTGTCGTTATTTTACTTTTTCTCAATGCATTTTCGTTGGTAGGTTTCCCGCTTTCGGCAATGCTTTTGTTTCTTGCAGGTTTTATGATTTCAGATGCATCAATTTATATATATCTTTTTTCCGATATTTCGCATCTATCCTTTATAATCCGGGCTATGCCACACATAATTATGCAAATTTCCATGTATTTTTTCCTGGCAAACAAGGTATTTCATTATTCCGCCGATCTGTTTGCTACAATACAACTCAACAGAGGAAAAAGAATTATCAGAACGGATTTTTTTAAATTGTTTCTCACGTTTCTATTTTCTGTTCTCCTTGCTTTTTTATCCTCGGCGTACGAAACCTTCATTCTTTAA
- a CDS encoding tyrosine-type recombinase/integrase, whose translation MEERKNEYLTYLKKIKKLSQNTLMAYSKDINDYILYLSEHKISLKRVRKNTIFGFENFLYHKGKSGASVARAVVSVRGFHQHLVDVGFMKSNPAINVETPKPERLLPGILSLKEIEILMQQPNCVNYKGYRDKAILELLYATGLRVSELVQLKLSHVDFDKGTISCTDRIIPFGAFSSEALKKYVENSPFLKNEKTDPFLFTNTGGKQLTRQGVWKMLRKYRTLSGIQKDISPQILRNSFAAHLIENGADIKIVQELMGHTALSSTLIYAELSKNKLRDAYDKAHPRA comes from the coding sequence ATGGAAGAAAGAAAAAACGAATACTTAACCTACTTAAAAAAGATTAAAAAACTTTCCCAAAATACTCTTATGGCATATTCCAAGGATATAAATGATTACATTTTATACCTGAGCGAACATAAGATTTCACTAAAACGCGTTCGTAAAAATACCATCTTTGGCTTTGAGAATTTTTTGTATCATAAGGGAAAATCAGGCGCGTCTGTCGCCAGAGCGGTTGTATCTGTTCGGGGCTTTCATCAGCATTTGGTAGATGTCGGATTCATGAAATCAAATCCCGCAATAAACGTTGAAACTCCAAAACCCGAACGGTTGCTCCCGGGAATTCTATCGTTAAAAGAAATTGAAATTTTGATGCAACAACCAAACTGCGTCAACTACAAAGGTTATCGTGACAAAGCCATTTTAGAACTTTTATACGCAACAGGTCTTCGTGTTTCTGAGTTGGTACAGTTAAAGCTCTCGCACGTCGATTTTGACAAAGGCACAATATCCTGTACCGACCGTATTATTCCTTTCGGCGCTTTTTCTTCAGAAGCGTTGAAGAAATATGTAGAAAATTCCCCATTTTTAAAAAACGAGAAAACAGATCCTTTCTTGTTTACTAATACAGGTGGTAAGCAGTTAACGCGTCAGGGCGTGTGGAAAATGTTGCGCAAATACAGAACTTTATCCGGCATTCAAAAGGATATCTCGCCACAAATTTTACGAAACTCTTTCGCTGCACATTTGATTGAAAACGGTGCGGATATAAAAATCGTACAGGAACTTATGGGACATACAGCATTATCTTCTACGCTTATATATGCCGAACTAAGCAAAAACAAACTCCGTGACGCATATGACAAAGCACACCCGAGAGCATAA
- a CDS encoding D-alanyl-D-alanine carboxypeptidase: MYKKFFICLLCFFMTFTTASAKDIHSIEAQSYVLMDGQSGKVLLEKDSDMQLPPASITKIMTMLLTLEAVDKEVISLSDIVTVSESAAIHEGSHVFLEIGEQISVDDLMKAVAVASGNDAANALAEHVSDSQDDFVKAMNKRAKELKMSNTNFVNCNGLDQENHYSSAMDVAKMTFEIAKHPEIFKYTSIWMDTLRDGAFQLANTNKLIRFYDGATGMKTGYTSNAGYCLSATAERNGISLIAVVMKSPTSSGRFGDASALLNYGFDSYTMIECGKKGQIYGEIAVEKGENESVQAVLSEDVNLTVLKEEKGSVEEKILLPSKVSAPIYKNSTIGKVEYLINGRVVGEAELVALNNSPKTTLSSCFKKLLKNIISCV, from the coding sequence GTGTATAAAAAGTTTTTTATATGCCTGCTTTGTTTTTTCATGACATTTACAACAGCAAGTGCTAAAGATATCCATTCTATTGAAGCGCAATCCTATGTGCTGATGGATGGTCAAAGCGGAAAAGTTCTTTTAGAGAAAGACAGTGACATGCAGCTTCCACCTGCATCAATAACAAAAATTATGACAATGCTGTTAACCTTGGAGGCTGTCGATAAAGAAGTTATATCTCTGAGCGACATAGTTACAGTAAGCGAAAGTGCCGCTATTCATGAAGGATCACATGTTTTTTTGGAAATAGGCGAGCAAATAAGTGTAGATGACCTGATGAAGGCAGTTGCTGTCGCATCTGGAAATGATGCTGCAAATGCTCTGGCGGAGCACGTATCAGACTCTCAGGATGATTTTGTAAAAGCGATGAACAAACGTGCAAAAGAACTGAAAATGTCAAACACTAATTTTGTGAACTGCAATGGGCTGGACCAGGAAAACCATTACTCTTCAGCAATGGATGTTGCGAAAATGACTTTTGAAATAGCAAAACACCCTGAAATTTTTAAATACACATCCATCTGGATGGATACATTGCGAGACGGAGCATTTCAATTGGCAAACACAAATAAGCTTATTCGTTTTTATGACGGAGCGACCGGCATGAAAACAGGATACACCTCAAATGCCGGTTATTGTTTATCTGCCACAGCAGAAAGAAATGGCATTTCTTTAATTGCGGTTGTCATGAAATCCCCAACCTCTTCGGGTCGTTTTGGAGATGCATCTGCATTACTGAATTACGGATTTGACAGCTATACAATGATAGAATGCGGTAAAAAGGGACAAATTTATGGTGAAATTGCGGTTGAAAAGGGAGAAAATGAATCTGTTCAGGCGGTTTTGTCCGAAGACGTGAATTTAACGGTTTTAAAAGAAGAAAAGGGAAGTGTAGAAGAAAAAATCTTGCTTCCATCAAAGGTTTCAGCGCCGATATACAAAAACAGTACGATTGGAAAAGTGGAGTATCTTATAAACGGCAGAGTAGTGGGGGAAGCGGAATTGGTTGCGTTAAACAATTCCCCAAAAACAACACTTTCCTCATGTTTTAAAAAGCTACTTAAAAATATTATTTCATGTGTATAA
- a CDS encoding tyrosine recombinase XerC, translating to MEFHINEQPFVYREFLMYMQSIKGKSFSTVKEYASDLNIFFLFMKEYKLHEKTDSISDLDYSFVETIELIDLYAYLTYMADERKNTASSRARKVACLRSYFKYMASKAKHIKDNPAKELDSPKIKQSLPRYLTLDESKQLLSAVEGENKYRDYAILTLFLNCGLRLSELVGININDFKDDVLIVTGKGNKERVIYLNDACIAAVRNYMRVRPTDGVIDKNALFLSKRLTRISNKTVQWLVKKHIKDAGLDDTKYSVHKLRHTAATLMYKYAETDLRTLQEILGHNQLATTQIYTHIDDEQRRNAVKNNPLASLNDEE from the coding sequence ATGGAGTTTCATATTAATGAGCAGCCTTTTGTTTATCGGGAGTTTTTGATGTATATGCAATCTATTAAGGGTAAGTCTTTCAGTACCGTTAAAGAGTATGCTTCTGATTTGAATATATTTTTTCTGTTTATGAAAGAATACAAGCTACATGAAAAAACTGATTCTATCTCTGATCTGGATTACTCTTTCGTTGAAACCATTGAATTGATTGATTTATACGCATACCTAACGTATATGGCAGATGAAAGAAAAAACACTGCGTCATCCAGAGCGCGTAAGGTTGCATGTCTCAGAAGCTATTTTAAATATATGGCTTCAAAAGCAAAGCATATTAAGGATAATCCTGCGAAAGAATTGGACTCTCCAAAAATAAAACAATCGCTCCCGCGGTATCTTACACTAGATGAGTCAAAACAACTGTTGTCCGCTGTTGAAGGTGAAAACAAATACAGAGACTATGCTATTTTAACACTTTTCTTAAATTGCGGCCTTCGTTTGTCTGAATTGGTTGGTATAAATATTAATGATTTTAAGGATGATGTTTTAATTGTAACCGGCAAAGGCAACAAAGAACGTGTTATTTATTTAAATGACGCCTGCATTGCTGCGGTGCGTAATTATATGCGTGTGCGTCCGACAGACGGTGTTATTGACAAAAACGCGCTCTTTTTAAGCAAACGATTAACCAGAATCAGCAATAAAACAGTTCAGTGGCTTGTTAAAAAGCATATAAAGGATGCCGGACTGGATGATACGAAATACTCGGTACATAAGCTGCGCCATACCGCGGCTACATTGATGTATAAATACGCAGAAACAGATTTAAGAACATTGCAGGAAATTTTAGGCCATAATCAGCTTGCAACAACACAAATTTATACACATATTGACGATGAACAAAGGCGGAATGCTGTAAAAAACAATCCGCTCGCAAGTTTAAACGATGAAGAATAA
- a CDS encoding amidohydrolase, with protein MKNDYIAIRRYLHQHPELSFEEYNSAKTISDVLNSLSIPHSTGIAKTGVCGVLRGKYPGKTILLRADMDALPLQEKNQCEYASQNNGVMHACGHDVHVAVILMAAELLSERIDDIHGNVKFVFQPAEETTGGALPMIKEGILKNPDVSACIGLHVKPELETGKIIASSGKIMASPDSFYITLSGKGGHCATPSQNDDLLSALAVLLTELKCISYPDSLVVPCEVHAGTAPNIMPSELKISGSFRSFDPGVRQKIAQNICNLVEKISKSFGIQGETEIELLYPPLCNDTHLTATLQKVAETVIGTDNVIKTFTPSFLGEDFSYFGESVPASYFYLGCKRNDRETALHADNFDVDESAIEIGAKIIAETVLEYLK; from the coding sequence ATGAAAAATGACTATATTGCTATTCGACGTTATTTACATCAGCACCCAGAGTTGTCATTTGAAGAATATAACTCTGCAAAAACAATCTCTGATGTTTTAAACAGTCTGTCTATTCCCCACTCTACAGGAATTGCCAAAACAGGTGTTTGTGGTGTTTTACGCGGGAAATATCCCGGAAAAACAATTCTTTTGCGTGCTGATATGGATGCACTCCCTTTGCAGGAAAAAAATCAGTGCGAATATGCATCACAAAACAACGGCGTTATGCATGCGTGTGGACACGATGTGCATGTTGCTGTGATTTTGATGGCAGCAGAATTGCTCTCAGAAAGAATCGATGATATTCACGGAAATGTAAAATTTGTTTTTCAACCTGCTGAAGAAACCACAGGCGGTGCTCTGCCGATGATAAAAGAAGGCATTCTGAAGAATCCCGATGTAAGTGCATGTATCGGATTACATGTAAAGCCCGAGCTTGAAACGGGTAAAATTATCGCTTCCTCCGGAAAAATAATGGCATCTCCCGACTCTTTTTACATCACCTTATCCGGCAAAGGCGGACATTGCGCGACACCGTCACAAAATGACGATTTATTATCAGCACTTGCCGTTCTTTTGACTGAATTAAAGTGTATTTCTTATCCCGATTCGTTGGTAGTGCCGTGCGAAGTTCATGCAGGTACAGCACCGAACATCATGCCCTCTGAACTAAAAATCAGCGGAAGTTTTCGTTCTTTCGATCCGGGCGTTCGTCAAAAGATTGCGCAAAACATATGCAATCTTGTAGAAAAAATCTCCAAAAGTTTCGGTATTCAAGGTGAAACAGAAATCGAATTATTGTATCCGCCACTTTGCAACGATACCCACTTAACAGCTACCCTTCAAAAGGTCGCCGAAACCGTGATTGGCACCGATAACGTAATCAAAACCTTTACCCCAAGTTTTCTCGGAGAAGATTTTTCTTACTTTGGAGAATCTGTTCCGGCATCTTATTTTTATCTGGGATGCAAAAGAAATGACCGCGAAACTGCGTTACACGCAGATAATTTTGATGTAGACGAATCAGCCATCGAGATAGGTGCAAAAATCATAGCAGAAACCGTTCTGGAATATTTAAAATAA
- a CDS encoding D-alanyl-D-alanine carboxypeptidase, translating into MKKKVLFIFLIIFILFPVVIMGFDLSAASAALYEPVSGRFLFEKSKDVKMGIASTTKILTAITAIENGNPADVVITSKSASEIEGSSIWLEEGEEQTLENLLYGLMLASGNDASVAIAEHIGKDVENFAILMNQTAKRSGADQSNFVNPSGLDHESHYATAADLAKIMAYAEKNPLFRTITSTKQYEIPWKGHPYNRVIHNHNKLLTLYEGCSGGKTGFTKKSGRCLVSSATRDGIHLIAVTLNAPDDWNDHIKLMDYGFSILQRKDLLQENLTAEDYVVKNGEKNFVKTSYKNTVSIPVLDSDCVTFKTIWSKNNTAPIEKGAVVGYREFYLNGEMIMKADIVSKESCDVKIVPKLQDFLLMLFGQLF; encoded by the coding sequence TTGAAGAAAAAAGTTCTTTTTATATTTTTAATTATTTTTATTCTTTTTCCTGTTGTTATAATGGGGTTTGACTTGTCTGCAGCATCTGCCGCTTTATATGAGCCGGTCAGCGGAAGATTTTTATTCGAAAAAAGCAAGGATGTAAAAATGGGAATTGCGAGTACAACGAAAATCCTTACCGCAATTACGGCAATAGAAAACGGAAACCCTGCTGATGTTGTTATAACAAGCAAAAGCGCTTCTGAAATCGAAGGTTCTTCAATCTGGCTTGAAGAAGGGGAGGAACAGACGCTTGAAAATTTGCTGTATGGATTGATGCTCGCATCCGGAAATGATGCTTCTGTTGCGATTGCGGAGCACATCGGAAAAGATGTTGAAAATTTTGCTATTCTCATGAATCAAACCGCTAAAAGGTCGGGTGCGGATCAATCCAATTTTGTCAATCCGAGCGGGCTTGACCATGAATCGCATTACGCAACAGCTGCGGATTTAGCGAAAATTATGGCTTATGCAGAAAAAAATCCGCTGTTCCGAACAATCACTTCTACAAAACAGTATGAAATTCCCTGGAAGGGACATCCGTACAATCGTGTGATTCATAATCATAATAAGCTCTTAACGTTATATGAAGGGTGTAGCGGAGGAAAGACTGGCTTTACAAAAAAGAGCGGAAGATGTTTGGTAAGTTCAGCCACAAGAGACGGGATACACCTTATTGCTGTGACACTGAATGCACCGGATGATTGGAATGATCATATAAAATTGATGGATTACGGATTTTCAATTTTACAAAGAAAAGATTTACTGCAGGAAAATTTAACAGCAGAGGATTATGTTGTTAAGAATGGAGAGAAAAATTTTGTTAAAACAAGCTACAAGAACACAGTTTCTATTCCTGTTTTAGATTCGGATTGCGTTACCTTCAAAACGATTTGGAGTAAAAATAACACAGCTCCGATAGAAAAAGGAGCTGTGGTTGGATACAGAGAGTTTTATTTAAATGGTGAAATGATAATGAAAGCAGATATTGTTTCGAAAGAAAGCTGTGATGTAAAAATTGTTCCGAAGCTTCAGGATTTTTTGTTGATGCTGTTCGGACAATTATTTTAA
- the ytfJ gene encoding GerW family sporulation protein yields MSEHPVNSMMDTAMENLKQMVDVNTIVGNPVTAPDGTVVIPVSKVSFGLAAGGCEFGKEFSSKKAEDSEKSFPFGGGVGAGVSIDPVAFLVANDVHVKLLPVQGSDPITKLVDYIPSMVNKIADLIPKKDEENE; encoded by the coding sequence ATGAGTGAACATCCTGTGAACAGTATGATGGACACGGCTATGGAAAATCTGAAGCAGATGGTTGATGTGAATACAATTGTCGGTAATCCGGTAACGGCGCCGGACGGTACTGTTGTAATTCCTGTATCCAAAGTAAGCTTCGGACTTGCGGCAGGCGGATGCGAATTCGGTAAAGAATTTAGCTCGAAAAAAGCGGAAGATTCGGAAAAATCATTTCCTTTCGGCGGTGGTGTTGGCGCGGGCGTTTCAATTGATCCGGTTGCGTTTTTGGTCGCAAACGATGTACATGTTAAACTGTTGCCGGTTCAAGGCTCTGATCCGATAACAAAACTTGTGGATTATATTCCGTCTATGGTTAATAAAATTGCGGATTTGATTCCCAAAAAAGACGAAGAAAATGAATAA
- a CDS encoding DUF2953 domain-containing protein, producing MKKHEPVFNNFNFEIQKIRMLLKVIKDIFLILEKHIRSKLTVSSIKFKIIHGSGDAAETAIRTGILYTAVYNFLGFIVNRYTVKSFDVSVEPDFDKTHTKIAFEISFFVSLFWVISLLMQERVALMHLNNILKKKDGVENE from the coding sequence GTGAAAAAGCATGAGCCGGTTTTTAATAATTTTAACTTCGAAATTCAGAAAATACGCATGCTTTTAAAGGTGATAAAGGATATTTTTTTAATTCTTGAAAAACACATCCGTTCGAAGCTTACTGTATCAAGTATTAAGTTTAAAATTATCCACGGCAGCGGAGATGCGGCTGAAACGGCTATTCGTACCGGAATTTTGTATACTGCGGTTTATAACTTTTTAGGATTTATTGTGAATCGCTACACCGTTAAAAGCTTTGATGTATCGGTTGAGCCGGATTTTGATAAAACGCACACTAAGATTGCGTTTGAAATAAGTTTTTTTGTTTCTCTCTTTTGGGTTATAAGTTTATTAATGCAGGAGCGTGTTGCTTTAATGCATTTAAATAATATATTAAAAAAGAAAGATGGTGTTGAGAATGAGTGA
- the scpB gene encoding SMC-Scp complex subunit ScpB: protein MNDIERIENAIEAILFVSGEGVSVEKLAEVFELSRSKMQKILNGFSDRYNYASKGLKILHYGDFYQLSTNPDLFEYLNKFAGIKKPNTLSRAALEVLSIIVYNQPVTRSTIDKIRGVDSFGPLKKLLDREIVEEQGRLEAPGLPILYGTTPEFLKLFGLQSLEDVPDLDSMQLSLLDVEATQGDDEENLQVEGE, encoded by the coding sequence ATGAATGATATTGAACGTATTGAAAATGCGATAGAAGCAATTCTGTTTGTATCTGGAGAAGGGGTTTCGGTTGAAAAACTGGCAGAAGTATTTGAACTTTCCAGAAGCAAAATGCAAAAAATCCTGAACGGTTTTTCCGATCGGTATAATTACGCATCGAAAGGTTTAAAGATTTTGCATTATGGTGATTTTTACCAGCTTTCAACAAATCCTGATTTATTTGAATATTTAAACAAATTTGCGGGTATAAAAAAACCGAACACTCTATCTAGAGCGGCACTTGAGGTTTTATCTATTATTGTATACAATCAGCCGGTTACAAGAAGTACAATTGACAAAATCCGTGGTGTTGACAGTTTTGGTCCTTTAAAAAAACTTCTTGACCGGGAAATTGTTGAAGAGCAGGGTCGTCTGGAAGCACCGGGGCTCCCGATTTTATATGGGACAACGCCGGAATTTTTAAAACTTTTTGGACTTCAAAGTCTGGAGGATGTACCGGATCTTGATTCAATGCAACTTTCTCTTTTGGATGTTGAAGCAACGCAGGGTGATGATGAGGAGAATTTGCAGGTCGAAGGGGAGTGA
- a CDS encoding segregation/condensation protein A, with translation MSELNFHLEVFEGPLDLLLHLISKNKVSIFNIPISLITAQYLEYLERIEEMNLEVNSEFLVMAAKLLYIKSRVLLPQYDEEEDEEDDPRQELILSLAEYKKYKDISGFFDDRKSICDYIYFKESSETDQFKSDAQFETIPVDKLTMAFASVMERFEKSLPPSKYMFSGIVGREPVSVKTKVKVIKSRLQVDGQVEFNDLFEAVESRSEIVAIFLAVLEMVRNDSLTITYSEEKIILSEGDNKTRDE, from the coding sequence ATGAGCGAATTGAATTTTCATTTGGAAGTTTTTGAAGGTCCTTTAGATCTTTTGTTGCATTTGATTTCCAAAAACAAGGTCAGTATTTTTAATATTCCCATCTCTTTAATTACGGCACAATACTTGGAATATCTTGAGCGGATAGAAGAAATGAATCTGGAAGTAAACAGCGAATTCCTGGTCATGGCCGCCAAATTATTATATATTAAGTCTCGTGTTTTATTACCGCAATATGATGAAGAGGAAGATGAAGAGGATGACCCGAGACAAGAACTAATTTTAAGTCTTGCAGAATACAAAAAATACAAAGATATTTCAGGTTTCTTTGATGACAGAAAATCTATATGCGATTATATTTATTTTAAAGAATCGTCCGAAACAGATCAGTTTAAGTCTGACGCACAGTTCGAAACAATTCCTGTCGACAAGCTTACCATGGCGTTTGCGTCGGTGATGGAACGCTTTGAAAAAAGCCTTCCGCCTTCTAAATATATGTTTTCGGGCATAGTTGGCCGCGAGCCCGTGTCTGTTAAAACGAAGGTTAAGGTAATTAAATCGCGGTTGCAGGTTGATGGTCAGGTCGAATTTAACGACTTGTTTGAGGCTGTTGAATCAAGAAGTGAAATTGTTGCTATTTTTCTTGCTGTACTTGAAATGGTCCGGAATGATTCTTTGACCATTACATACAGCGAGGAAAAGATAATTTTAAGTGAAGGGGATAACAAAACACGGGATGAATGA